A stretch of Candidatus Manganitrophaceae bacterium DNA encodes these proteins:
- the tsaB gene encoding tRNA (adenosine(37)-N6)-threonylcarbamoyltransferase complex dimerization subunit type 1 TsaB encodes MKVLAIETATLAGGVALMEEGGLIAEYRLHVEIRHSERLLTAIDRLLVDSGTTLSDLDAIAISIGPGSFTGLRVGLSTAKGLAMGSGKPLVAVPTLEAMAALFPYSSALIVPMLDARRNEVYWGLFDTQGGVPVRIHSETASSPETALATIGPLDRPILAVGEGAERYRALLSTHPPEKVLSPPKTLHFPSAASVAELGLAKLRRGEILSAEEVAPVYLRASTAELKWEEKVSQQGGGV; translated from the coding sequence GTGAAAGTGTTAGCGATTGAGACCGCCACACTGGCGGGCGGGGTGGCCCTGATGGAGGAAGGGGGCTTGATCGCCGAATATCGCCTCCATGTCGAGATCCGTCATTCGGAGCGCCTTCTAACCGCCATCGATCGGCTGCTCGTCGACAGCGGCACGACTCTCTCCGATTTAGACGCCATTGCAATCTCCATCGGTCCGGGCTCTTTTACTGGGTTGCGGGTCGGCCTCTCGACGGCGAAAGGGCTGGCGATGGGATCGGGAAAGCCGCTCGTCGCCGTGCCGACATTGGAAGCGATGGCGGCGCTTTTTCCCTACTCGTCCGCGCTGATTGTTCCGATGCTCGACGCCCGCCGCAACGAAGTCTATTGGGGATTGTTTGATACACAGGGAGGTGTTCCGGTCCGGATTCACTCCGAGACCGCCTCCTCCCCCGAAACGGCGCTGGCAACAATCGGCCCCTTGGACCGGCCGATTCTCGCCGTCGGCGAAGGAGCGGAGCGGTATCGCGCGCTCCTCAGCACCCACCCTCCAGAGAAAGTTCTTTCCCCCCCGAAGACGCTGCATTTCCCCTCCGCCGCGAGCGTGGCCGAATTGGGCCTTGCGAAGCTTCGCCGCGGAGAGATCCTCTCGGCCGAAGAGGTCGCCCCGGTCTATTTGCGTGCCTCGACCGCCGAGCTGAAATGGGAAGAGAAGGTTTCACAACAGGGAGGGGGTGTCTGA
- the rimI gene encoding ribosomal protein S18-alanine N-acetyltransferase — MARSASIRLFFERMTAKDVETIVAIEEVSYTSPWTRRMFESELWENPFSFAYVAREEDHRQIVGYTLFWLVYDELHLMNVAVDPAWRGKGIGEELVRFALETGKRRHIRMATLEVRASNFTAQSLYRKLGFYQVGVRRNYYREPREDALLLQYDFPPQSD, encoded by the coding sequence ATGGCCAGATCGGCCTCCATTCGACTTTTCTTCGAACGAATGACTGCAAAGGATGTCGAGACGATTGTGGCGATCGAGGAGGTCTCCTATACCTCCCCCTGGACGCGACGCATGTTCGAGTCCGAGCTTTGGGAAAATCCATTTTCATTTGCCTATGTGGCCCGAGAGGAAGACCATCGCCAAATTGTCGGCTATACTCTCTTCTGGCTGGTTTATGATGAGCTTCATTTAATGAACGTGGCGGTCGATCCGGCGTGGCGGGGTAAGGGAATCGGCGAGGAACTGGTCCGCTTTGCGCTGGAGACCGGTAAGCGTCGCCACATCCGGATGGCGACCTTAGAAGTGCGGGCCTCCAATTTTACCGCGCAATCACTTTATCGCAAGCTGGGGTTCTATCAGGTCGGCGTTCGTCGGAATTATTATCGGGAGCCGAGAGAAGATGCACTCTTGCTCCAGTATGATTTTCCCCCCCAATCCGACTAG
- a CDS encoding YdcH family protein, producing the protein MEREDRVIEMLRQKNWQFRHLEKLHGQLDQSLQEMTRRRVLTPQEEIQKKEFQKKKLAAKDEMTTMIRHFQMGEGADLKSARSNPPLSARGH; encoded by the coding sequence ATGGAGAGAGAAGACAGGGTCATCGAGATGCTACGACAGAAGAATTGGCAATTTCGTCACCTCGAGAAGCTGCATGGTCAACTCGATCAATCACTCCAGGAGATGACGCGAAGAAGGGTGTTGACCCCTCAAGAGGAAATCCAAAAGAAAGAGTTTCAGAAGAAAAAACTGGCTGCTAAAGATGAAATGACAACCATGATTCGCCATTTTCAGATGGGCGAGGGGGCCGATTTAAAATCGGCAAGATCCAATCCCCCTTTGTCGGCCCGAGGCCATTAA
- the tatB gene encoding twin-arginine translocase subunit TatB produces the protein MFGIGFPELLLILVIALVVLGPEKLPQIARMLGRGLYEIRRATEEVRAEIERGGAVEPSKEKEAASTPKPEDATPPKKE, from the coding sequence GTGTTTGGGATTGGTTTTCCAGAGCTCCTTTTAATTTTAGTGATCGCCCTCGTCGTACTCGGCCCGGAAAAACTTCCGCAGATTGCGCGGATGCTCGGTCGCGGTTTGTATGAGATCCGGCGTGCGACAGAAGAGGTCCGCGCCGAGATTGAAAGGGGGGGGGCGGTCGAACCGTCTAAAGAGAAGGAAGCCGCTTCCACCCCGAAACCAGAGGACGCCACCCCCCCTAAAAAGGAATAG
- the tatC gene encoding twin-arginine translocase subunit TatC, which yields MPISGHLQELRSRLIRALLIISIFFGISFYFSDTLLAVLKRPLHAELIFLSPAEAFWADLKVALFIGFLAALPVILYEVWQFVAPGLLQNERSSLLPFIVLSTLFFFIGMAFCYFIAMPFALDFLIDYGVKSGIKPQISISMYIDFNLKFLLGFGLVFELPLIMLFLARMGLLTPALLTKNRKYAVLMAFLIAAILTPTPDVFNQCVMAIPLLLLYEIGIIAIRIFGKAAAPVQKQEPEETAP from the coding sequence ATGCCGATCTCCGGTCATCTTCAAGAGCTTCGCAGCCGATTGATCAGGGCACTCCTGATTATTTCCATCTTCTTCGGAATCTCCTTTTATTTCTCGGATACGCTTCTCGCAGTTCTGAAGCGTCCCCTCCATGCCGAGCTCATCTTTCTTTCACCGGCCGAGGCCTTTTGGGCCGATCTCAAGGTGGCGCTCTTCATTGGTTTTCTGGCGGCCCTTCCGGTGATCCTTTACGAAGTCTGGCAATTCGTTGCCCCCGGTCTTTTACAGAATGAGCGGTCTTCCCTCCTCCCCTTCATCGTTTTATCGACTCTTTTCTTTTTTATCGGAATGGCCTTCTGTTACTTCATCGCCATGCCTTTCGCGCTCGACTTTCTGATCGACTATGGAGTAAAAAGCGGGATCAAGCCGCAGATTTCGATCTCGATGTATATCGATTTCAATTTGAAGTTTCTCCTTGGTTTTGGCCTCGTCTTCGAACTTCCATTAATCATGCTCTTCCTTGCGCGAATGGGATTGCTGACCCCGGCGCTGTTGACGAAGAACCGAAAATACGCCGTCTTAATGGCTTTTCTGATCGCGGCGATTTTGACGCCGACCCCCGATGTTTTCAACCAGTGTGTCATGGCCATTCCCCTGCTCCTTCTTTATGAAATCGGAATCATCGCCATCCGCATCTTCGGAAAGGCCGCCGCCCCGGTTCAAAAACAGGAGCCGGAGGAGACCGCCCCATGA